In the genome of Mycoplasma seminis, one region contains:
- a CDS encoding dihydrolipoyl dehydrogenase family protein yields MNKYDVVIIGWGKAGKTLAKKLASENKKIAIIEKDPKMFGGTCINVGCLPTKALVHASKIAQQARKFGVKLNWNEKQKYYYEAIKYKKEFVKKLNDKNFNLLDKQDNIDTYVGSASFISKNEIEISSSNHKQVIFGDKIVINTGAKNRKLDHKVEVKSKNAFYSNDILNLTKLPKRLLVIGSGFIGLEFASIYANFGSKVTVYSHNDVFMPSEDASDAAAVKQALQEQGIEFVNNVDVNSIKDYTNDVKVISTIEDKKMQQHFDAVLVAIGRIPNIDSLWLQNAGVQVQNHTIVVDENLKTTTENIWAVGDCKGGEFFTYISLDDSRIVFPQLLEQVNERTRNNRPIIPWSMFIDPIYARVGMNEKQAQQAGIKYSVRSLLTAQIPKAHVINETTGFNKLLLNENDEIIGATLFNYEAAEMINIISLAIVYKIKFSDLKNFIYTHPTFIENLNEF; encoded by the coding sequence ATGAATAAATATGATGTAGTAATTATTGGTTGGGGTAAAGCTGGAAAAACTTTAGCCAAAAAACTTGCAAGCGAAAACAAGAAAATTGCAATTATTGAAAAAGATCCAAAAATGTTTGGAGGTACATGTATTAATGTTGGATGTCTTCCAACTAAAGCTTTAGTACATGCAAGCAAAATTGCACAACAAGCTAGAAAATTTGGGGTAAAACTCAATTGAAATGAAAAACAAAAATATTATTATGAAGCAATTAAATACAAAAAAGAATTTGTTAAAAAGCTTAATGATAAAAACTTTAATTTATTAGATAAACAAGACAATATTGATACATATGTTGGAAGTGCAAGCTTTATTTCAAAAAATGAAATTGAAATTAGCTCATCAAATCATAAACAAGTTATTTTTGGGGATAAAATTGTTATAAATACAGGGGCTAAAAACCGTAAATTAGACCATAAAGTTGAAGTTAAATCTAAAAATGCATTTTATAGCAATGATATTTTAAATTTAACTAAATTACCAAAAAGATTACTTGTAATAGGTTCAGGGTTTATTGGCTTAGAATTTGCCTCAATTTATGCTAATTTTGGTAGCAAAGTAACTGTATATTCACATAATGATGTCTTTATGCCTTCAGAAGATGCTTCTGATGCAGCTGCGGTTAAACAAGCGCTACAAGAACAAGGAATTGAATTTGTAAATAATGTAGATGTAAATTCTATTAAAGACTATACCAATGATGTAAAAGTAATTAGCACAATTGAAGATAAAAAAATGCAACAACATTTTGATGCAGTACTTGTAGCGATTGGAAGAATTCCTAATATTGATTCTTTATGATTACAAAATGCTGGTGTGCAAGTGCAAAATCACACTATTGTAGTGGATGAAAACTTAAAAACTACCACTGAAAATATTTGAGCTGTTGGTGATTGTAAAGGTGGAGAATTTTTCACATATATTTCTCTAGATGATTCTCGTATTGTATTTCCTCAATTACTTGAACAAGTTAATGAAAGAACTAGAAATAATCGTCCAATTATACCTTGAAGTATGTTTATTGACCCAATTTATGCTCGGGTAGGAATGAATGAAAAGCAAGCGCAACAAGCAGGTATTAAATATAGTGTTAGAAGTCTATTAACAGCTCAAATTCCTAAGGCACATGTAATTAATGAAACAACTGGTTTTAATAAGCTTTTATTAAATGAAAACGATGAAATAATTGGTGCAACATTATTCAATTATGAAGCAGCTGAAATGATTAACATTATTTCACTTGCAATTGTTTATAAAATTAAATTTAGCGACCTTAAAAACTTTATTTACACCCACCCAACATTTATTGAAAATCTAAATGAGTTTTAA
- the secDF gene encoding protein translocase subunit SecDF, producing MKNRWKKFLKLNNFKRLLISFITILSALLAIVFGSVFYIGKNVNKSIEYGGGIEVVVQVKKDGQQADAKLTEQVNKSLYERLTGGTGLNGITVSSEGDGKIRITKSGDITDSQRIEFENEIVDKPILTITNAQLQPLFYEGSFLMPSASVKSINNMEANELTPSKWIPPFKQNSASVFSNTQTGKTAVNLKLENNEAVLQWTKATEFISQQQDRRMLMWLNIEKLLFLAENKYPRDWEASGHNLWNFIHVGNQAYSQITGINGQPQYVANELKTNQFNAKEFLISEASVNQPLNTADVQITGNFTPQEATELANKINFGLSDYELDVISNIYLNADLKSSAFAYAMYAGIVIFSLISIFMMVNYGLLGALSTISIALYIFLTLLLFTALRGEYSPATIAALIIGIGISVDANVITYERLKRQVYLGDSLKKSFRNAEKLSLSSILDANVTTIIVGFILFYFGTKEVKGFSVTLVLSILFTLIVMLVFSRMLATMLVNSGLLDDKLYLLGIRKKYINNKTKLGIKVENNNYLKQSKWFALGSLIFIVIGIIVFASVSGAKNELWAGFNRSLEFSGGTNITISAAVGAQLTQQQAEELQKALLASPVGLDDAKTLIVLNKVSSTSDNWAVSIKTMKTFSLEQMQEIKNLILTQDSALKIVDYSISSTEAQKLVINAIIATAIAFGGIVLYLLFRMSWTYSLAAIIGLLHDFLMVLAFIVITRLQVSTIIIAAMLSILGLSINDTVVTFDKIRETIKTQYAGKILVKEDITYIVNSSIAETLKRSLYTSGTTILAILVLLCFNNATDFNFNIVMLFGISIGVYSSIYICSWIWSKLELHRQKVIAKRIQNGFWDVNHPDEQTFAGINDYI from the coding sequence ATGAAAAATAGATGAAAGAAATTTTTAAAATTAAATAATTTTAAAAGACTACTCATCAGTTTTATCACAATTTTATCAGCTTTATTAGCAATTGTTTTCGGAAGTGTATTCTACATTGGAAAGAATGTTAATAAGTCCATAGAGTATGGTGGTGGAATTGAGGTAGTAGTTCAAGTTAAAAAAGATGGTCAGCAAGCTGATGCTAAATTAACTGAACAAGTTAACAAATCACTTTATGAAAGATTAACAGGAGGAACTGGACTTAATGGAATCACAGTATCTTCTGAAGGTGATGGAAAAATTAGAATTACTAAAAGTGGTGATATCACAGATTCACAAAGAATTGAATTTGAAAATGAAATTGTAGATAAACCAATTTTAACAATTACTAATGCTCAATTGCAACCATTATTTTATGAAGGAAGCTTTTTAATGCCTTCTGCAAGTGTTAAATCAATTAACAATATGGAAGCAAATGAATTAACTCCTTCTAAATGAATACCTCCATTTAAACAAAACTCAGCAAGTGTATTTTCAAATACTCAAACAGGTAAAACTGCAGTAAACTTAAAACTTGAAAATAACGAAGCTGTTTTACAATGAACTAAAGCTACAGAATTTATTTCACAACAACAAGACAGAAGAATGTTAATGTGACTTAACATTGAAAAATTATTATTCTTAGCTGAAAACAAATATCCAAGAGATTGAGAAGCTTCTGGTCACAATTTATGAAACTTTATTCACGTTGGTAACCAAGCATATTCTCAAATTACTGGAATTAATGGGCAACCTCAATATGTTGCTAACGAGTTAAAAACAAATCAATTTAATGCTAAAGAATTTTTAATTTCTGAAGCTAGTGTAAATCAACCACTTAATACTGCTGATGTACAAATTACTGGTAACTTTACACCACAAGAAGCTACAGAACTTGCTAATAAGATTAACTTTGGTTTAAGTGATTATGAATTAGATGTTATCTCAAACATTTACTTAAATGCTGATTTAAAATCTTCAGCCTTTGCATATGCAATGTATGCTGGAATTGTAATCTTTAGTTTAATTTCAATCTTTATGATGGTAAACTATGGATTACTTGGAGCATTAAGTACTATTTCAATTGCTTTATACATTTTCCTAACATTATTATTATTCACAGCACTTAGAGGTGAATATTCACCAGCTACTATAGCTGCCTTAATCATTGGTATCGGAATCAGTGTGGATGCTAATGTTATTACTTATGAAAGATTAAAACGACAAGTATATCTTGGAGATTCGCTGAAGAAATCCTTCAGGAATGCTGAAAAGCTTTCACTCTCATCAATTTTAGATGCTAATGTTACGACTATTATTGTTGGATTTATTCTATTTTACTTCGGAACTAAAGAAGTTAAAGGATTCTCTGTTACTTTAGTACTTTCTATCTTATTTACCTTAATTGTTATGCTAGTATTTTCTAGAATGCTTGCTACAATGCTAGTAAACTCTGGATTACTTGATGATAAATTATATTTATTAGGAATTAGAAAGAAATACATTAATAACAAAACTAAATTAGGTATTAAAGTTGAAAATAATAACTATTTAAAACAATCTAAATGATTCGCTCTTGGTTCATTAATTTTTATAGTAATTGGAATTATTGTTTTTGCCTCTGTTTCAGGCGCAAAAAACGAATTATGAGCTGGATTTAACCGTTCATTAGAATTCTCTGGTGGAACTAATATTACTATTTCAGCTGCAGTTGGAGCTCAATTAACACAACAACAAGCTGAAGAATTACAAAAAGCATTACTTGCTTCACCTGTAGGGCTGGATGATGCTAAAACCTTAATTGTACTTAATAAAGTAAGCTCAACTTCAGACAACTGAGCTGTATCAATTAAAACAATGAAAACATTTAGTCTTGAGCAAATGCAAGAAATTAAAAACTTAATTCTAACTCAAGATTCAGCACTTAAAATTGTAGATTATTCCATCTCATCTACTGAAGCTCAAAAATTAGTAATTAATGCAATTATTGCTACTGCTATTGCTTTTGGTGGAATTGTGCTTTACTTATTATTCAGAATGAGTTGAACTTATTCACTTGCTGCAATCATTGGATTGTTACACGATTTCTTAATGGTGCTAGCTTTTATCGTAATTACTAGATTACAAGTTTCAACAATTATTATTGCCGCAATGCTTTCAATACTTGGATTAAGTATTAATGACACTGTGGTTACATTTGATAAAATTAGAGAAACAATTAAAACTCAATATGCAGGAAAAATTCTTGTAAAAGAAGATATTACTTACATTGTAAACTCTTCAATCGCTGAAACCTTAAAAAGAAGTCTATACACTAGTGGAACAACAATTCTTGCTATCTTAGTGCTTCTTTGCTTTAATAATGCAACTGACTTTAACTTCAATATAGTAATGCTATTTGGTATTTCTATCGGGGTATATTCATCAATTTACATTTGTTCATGAATTTGATCAAAACTTGAATTACACCGTCAAAAAGTTATTGCAAAAAGAATTCAAAACGGCTTCTGAGATGTTAATCATCCAGATGAACAAACATTTGCTGGAATTAATGATTACATTTAA
- the tpiA gene encoding triose-phosphate isomerase: MNKILIIGNWKMNTTYSQCKGYIEKIKDFYLTNEKIFQDNIYFGIAAPYIALPAFANLNLDHFVLVSQNVSSNSCGSFTGDISAQMLKDLDVKYGIVGHNERRIYHGETNAKVNAKAKALISQGIIPIICVGEDLQQFEQGLTNEVIKAQVLESTKDLPADKYVIAYEPIWATGTGKCASSCQAQEVSKFIRSLVNKKCRILYGGSVTEENVTKLINKDDIDGFLIGKAALDSERFFEIIKKVYQAKN; encoded by the coding sequence ATGAATAAAATTTTAATAATTGGTAACTGAAAAATGAATACAACCTATTCTCAATGTAAAGGTTACATTGAGAAAATTAAGGATTTTTATCTAACTAATGAAAAAATCTTTCAAGATAATATTTATTTTGGAATTGCAGCGCCTTATATTGCTCTACCAGCTTTTGCTAATTTAAATTTAGATCATTTTGTGTTAGTGTCTCAAAATGTTTCAAGTAATTCATGTGGATCATTTACTGGAGATATTAGTGCACAAATGCTAAAGGATTTAGATGTTAAGTATGGAATAGTTGGACACAATGAACGTAGAATATATCATGGTGAAACTAATGCAAAAGTAAATGCAAAAGCTAAAGCACTAATTTCACAAGGTATTATTCCAATTATTTGTGTTGGTGAAGACTTACAACAATTTGAACAAGGTTTAACTAATGAAGTAATTAAAGCTCAAGTACTTGAATCAACTAAAGATTTACCAGCTGATAAGTATGTAATTGCTTATGAACCAATTTGAGCTACTGGAACAGGGAAATGTGCTTCAAGTTGTCAAGCACAAGAGGTATCTAAATTTATCCGCAGTTTAGTTAATAAAAAATGCCGTATTTTATATGGTGGAAGTGTAACTGAGGAAAATGTTACTAAGTTAATTAATAAAGATGATATTGATGGATTTTTAATCGGAAAAGCAGCACTGGATAGTGAAAGATTTTTTGAAATAATCAAAAAAGTTTATCAAGCTAAAAATTAG
- the secE gene encoding preprotein translocase subunit SecE, with protein sequence MSQEQENISQTINNTEVTTASEQNKPKKPSLKERWKNRKKRYFFRKVVKEIKRVRWNSPKQNWKNLAIIIVFTVIFALFVYGVTMGFTSLWTAIHAG encoded by the coding sequence ATGTCTCAAGAACAAGAAAACATTTCACAAACTATTAATAATACAGAAGTAACTACTGCAAGTGAACAAAACAAACCTAAGAAACCTTCTCTTAAAGAAAGATGAAAGAATCGTAAGAAAAGATATTTCTTCCGTAAAGTAGTTAAAGAAATTAAACGTGTTAGATGAAATTCACCTAAACAAAACTGAAAAAATTTAGCAATAATTATTGTTTTCACAGTTATTTTCGCTTTATTTGTCTATGGTGTAACAATGGGATTTACATCATTATGAACCGCAATTCATGCAGGTTAA
- a CDS encoding Rrf2 family transcriptional regulator: MKNNTYKKQNNKYCFSDFMSLIHILVILGHKKIPLTSKQIAANANINPVKVRSILQALKPTGWIETTHGIKGGYSLNIELNKIQLHQLLEVLDLALVSNSWASGFADSECIISRNIASVQQDLINSLNNAISEELKKINLEEIEQKIIKKEQDE, translated from the coding sequence ATGAAAAATAATACATATAAAAAACAAAATAATAAGTATTGCTTTAGTGATTTTATGTCTTTAATTCATATTTTAGTAATACTAGGACACAAAAAAATTCCACTGACAAGTAAACAAATTGCAGCAAATGCAAATATTAATCCAGTTAAAGTTCGTAGTATTTTACAAGCTTTAAAACCAACTGGATGAATTGAAACAACACATGGAATTAAAGGTGGATATAGCTTAAACATAGAGCTAAATAAAATTCAGCTGCATCAATTGTTAGAAGTTTTAGATTTAGCATTAGTATCTAATTCCTGAGCAAGTGGATTTGCAGATTCTGAATGCATAATATCACGTAATATCGCAAGCGTACAACAGGATTTAATTAATTCTCTTAACAATGCTATTAGTGAAGAATTAAAAAAAATTAATTTAGAAGAAATTGAACAAAAAATTATTAAGAAGGAACAAGATGAATAA
- a CDS encoding DNA cytosine methyltransferase, with translation MKKRAGVTSLFSSAGIGTFYLDKIGLDVTLSNELLKKRSDFHSFLYPKCNSISGDITNPEIFNKLIKLHKELGNNILIATPPCQGMSVAGKNDPNDIRNLLITNVIEFIKLTHPKLVLIENVAQLYKTKIFVNGEFILITDYILKELKPYYKNINFYTVNAKDFDTPQERKRALVVMSDEEFQMPEPTKAKTVRDAIEFLPSLEAGCYSDIKYHYAKKHSERQITWMKHTPTGKSAMENEVYYPQKPNGDKIKGFSTTYKRMEWDKPAPTITMANGSISSQNNVHPGRLLEDGTYSDARVLTLKEIFLLNGLDDTFEVPEWASENLVREVMGESVPPKIFYLFLKGNADSLEKIK, from the coding sequence ATGAAAAAAAGAGCTGGAGTAACTTCGCTATTCTCAAGTGCTGGAATAGGGACTTTTTATCTAGATAAAATTGGATTGGATGTTACATTATCAAATGAATTGTTAAAGAAGAGATCTGACTTTCATTCATTTCTATATCCTAAATGTAACTCTATTTCAGGGGATATTACTAATCCAGAAATATTTAATAAATTAATTAAATTACATAAAGAATTAGGGAACAATATTTTGATCGCAACTCCTCCATGTCAAGGTATGAGTGTTGCCGGAAAGAACGATCCAAATGATATTAGAAATTTATTGATTACAAATGTTATTGAATTCATAAAATTGACTCACCCTAAATTAGTTTTAATTGAAAATGTAGCTCAACTTTATAAAACAAAAATATTTGTTAATGGAGAATTTATATTGATCACTGATTACATATTAAAAGAGCTTAAACCATATTATAAAAATATTAATTTTTACACTGTGAATGCAAAAGATTTTGATACACCACAAGAAAGAAAAAGAGCATTAGTTGTAATGAGTGATGAAGAATTTCAAATGCCTGAGCCAACAAAAGCAAAAACAGTTAGAGATGCTATTGAGTTTCTACCTTCATTAGAAGCAGGTTGTTATTCTGATATTAAATATCATTATGCAAAAAAGCACAGTGAAAGACAAATCACTTGAATGAAACATACTCCTACCGGTAAAAGTGCGATGGAAAACGAAGTTTATTACCCACAAAAACCTAATGGGGATAAAATAAAAGGCTTTTCTACAACATATAAAAGAATGGAATGAGATAAGCCTGCTCCAACTATAACTATGGCTAATGGTTCTATTTCAAGCCAAAACAATGTTCATCCTGGTCGTTTATTAGAGGATGGAACATATAGTGATGCTAGAGTACTTACTCTTAAGGAAATTTTCTTATTGAATGGACTAGATGATACATTCGAAGTCCCTGAATGAGCTTCTGAAAACTTAGTGCGTGAAGTTATGGGTGAGTCAGTTCCACCAAAGATCTTTTATTTATTTTTAAAAGGAAATGCAGATAGTCTTGAAAAGATTAAATAA
- the rpmG gene encoding 50S ribosomal protein L33, with product MKNNKVSLACELCRKKNYVTVKSAGNSERIEIKKFCPRCKVHSLHKEEL from the coding sequence ATGAAAAATAATAAAGTGTCTTTAGCTTGTGAATTATGTAGAAAAAAGAATTATGTTACTGTAAAAAGTGCCGGTAATTCAGAAAGAATTGAGATTAAAAAATTCTGTCCTCGTTGCAAAGTGCACTCTTTACACAAAGAGGAATTATAA
- the nusG gene encoding transcription termination/antitermination protein NusG — MDKKFKWYMISTIRGKEEQVLEALKNRIVAENVAESFNNEATEDGAFKMYKKPTLTPKEMEKKRLGDDYKIKYVNIYPGYIFANMDMTDEAWYVIRNTQYVTGIIGSSGKGAKPTPVSNIEIKKMNRAEAEFYDLFREGKNLLGLKLGDLVEVIDGPYKGEVGPIAMIDVDKDIAVVELESFGKKVVVEFDLALLKPSDTYL, encoded by the coding sequence ATGGATAAAAAATTCAAATGATACATGATATCTACAATCCGTGGTAAAGAAGAACAAGTTTTAGAAGCTTTAAAAAACAGAATCGTGGCTGAAAATGTGGCTGAGAGCTTTAATAATGAAGCAACTGAAGATGGTGCTTTTAAAATGTACAAAAAACCAACATTAACACCTAAAGAAATGGAAAAGAAACGTCTTGGTGATGATTATAAAATCAAGTATGTTAACATTTATCCAGGATACATATTTGCAAACATGGATATGACTGATGAAGCTTGATACGTTATCCGTAACACACAATACGTTACAGGGATTATCGGATCATCAGGAAAAGGAGCAAAACCAACTCCAGTTTCAAATATTGAAATTAAGAAAATGAATCGTGCCGAAGCTGAATTCTACGATTTATTTAGAGAAGGTAAAAACCTTCTTGGTCTTAAATTAGGTGATTTAGTTGAAGTTATTGATGGTCCATACAAAGGTGAAGTTGGCCCAATTGCAATGATTGATGTTGATAAAGATATCGCAGTAGTTGAACTTGAATCATTCGGTAAAAAAGTTGTTGTTGAATTTGATTTAGCATTACTTAAACCAAGTGATACATACTTATAA
- the recU gene encoding Holliday junction resolvase RecU, with amino-acid sequence MSSKNRGMFLESVINQSIKYYWENNIAFIEKKAVPTSFSDLKNISHNKFKASITLLKSTVDYIGMYQGKFVAFEAKSTNEKSLDLSNFRLHQLQYLSLINSQGGIAFVIVYFSLYNEFYKISVDFLNQEFKSKKSISYEKIKKNSSFLNLEFPGLLTIFS; translated from the coding sequence ATGAGTAGTAAAAATCGTGGAATGTTTCTAGAAAGTGTAATTAATCAAAGTATTAAATATTATTGAGAAAACAATATTGCTTTTATTGAGAAAAAAGCAGTTCCTACTTCTTTTAGCGATTTAAAAAATATCTCGCACAATAAATTTAAAGCTTCGATTACTTTACTTAAATCTACAGTGGATTACATTGGGATGTATCAAGGTAAATTTGTAGCTTTTGAAGCTAAAAGCACTAATGAAAAAAGCTTAGATTTGTCTAATTTTCGCTTGCATCAATTGCAATATCTTAGTTTAATAAATTCACAAGGTGGAATTGCTTTTGTCATAGTATATTTTTCACTTTATAATGAATTTTATAAAATAAGTGTCGATTTCTTAAATCAAGAGTTTAAAAGTAAAAAGTCAATTTCATATGAAAAAATAAAGAAAAACTCAAGTTTTTTAAATCTTGAGTTTCCTGGCTTATTAACTATTTTTTCTTAA
- a CDS encoding HNH endonuclease signature motif containing protein — protein sequence MKRLNNQFWRAPGNKRVFDAPLQYIVPIQVNKTVNNICNFFSYYALEYFFNNKEKKIKYNETTRKILFNYILDKMPFDYETKTTNSHLVKSLVFYKLLQVYEEEDKKYIRITFDGIDFFSNWKEYIQTNEPKLNYKLIDIFCRLLLEVKYPSNALYDTTINLHLYPFRILFVLLENKKTLSVDFIKNKLIDIVSYHDFIEYFENDIIVSSDNHSLNELKDNARDKFKAWCIQSFVAMGLLLNDGKNITLNPEYENIINKYLSSIDINHNLFYEANENIIIKPSKEKNARSAIVKKYVLGTAKECYFKNKVFSVFNNGEQFYIHHDTFRKRDNSIYLEGHHILPFSAADLYCSQNGKNVDSPENVIPLCATCHRLLTFGTSEQISSYTDELLNYLTMNNWTFVTKERLLDFYYIDVEKI from the coding sequence TTGAAAAGATTAAATAATCAATTTTGAAGAGCTCCTGGTAATAAAAGAGTCTTTGATGCACCACTACAATATATTGTCCCAATACAAGTAAATAAAACAGTAAATAATATTTGTAATTTCTTTTCGTATTATGCATTAGAATATTTTTTCAATAATAAAGAAAAAAAGATTAAATACAATGAAACCACTAGAAAAATATTATTTAACTACATCTTAGATAAAATGCCTTTTGATTACGAAACTAAAACAACTAATAGTCATTTAGTTAAATCATTAGTTTTCTATAAATTACTCCAAGTATACGAAGAAGAGGACAAAAAATATATAAGAATTACATTTGATGGAATAGACTTCTTTTCTAACTGAAAAGAATATATTCAAACAAATGAGCCTAAATTAAATTACAAGTTGATTGATATATTTTGCAGATTATTATTAGAGGTAAAATATCCTTCAAATGCATTGTATGATACAACAATAAACTTACATCTTTATCCTTTTAGAATACTTTTTGTATTACTAGAAAATAAAAAAACTTTAAGTGTTGATTTTATTAAGAATAAACTGATTGATATTGTTTCTTATCATGATTTTATTGAATACTTTGAAAATGATATTATAGTATCTTCTGATAACCATAGTTTAAATGAATTGAAAGATAATGCTCGTGATAAATTTAAAGCATGATGCATACAATCGTTTGTTGCAATGGGACTTTTACTTAATGATGGTAAAAACATCACTTTAAACCCTGAATATGAAAATATTATTAATAAGTATTTATCATCTATTGATATTAATCATAATTTATTTTATGAAGCAAATGAAAATATTATTATTAAGCCTTCTAAAGAAAAAAATGCTAGAAGTGCAATTGTTAAAAAGTATGTATTAGGAACTGCTAAAGAATGTTATTTTAAAAATAAAGTATTTTCAGTATTTAATAATGGTGAACAATTTTATATTCATCATGATACTTTTAGAAAAAGAGATAATTCAATTTATTTAGAGGGACATCATATTTTACCCTTTTCAGCAGCTGATTTATATTGCTCACAGAATGGAAAAAATGTTGATTCGCCTGAAAATGTAATACCATTATGTGCTACTTGTCATAGATTATTGACTTTTGGTACAAGTGAACAAATTTCTAGTTATACTGATGAATTATTAAATTATCTCACAATGAATAATTGAACTTTTGTCACAAAAGAAAGATTATTAGACTTCTATTACATAGATGTAGAAAAAATTTAG
- the obgE gene encoding GTPase ObgE: MAKFIDEVYVSIQAGKGGDGMVSFRREAHVDKGGPDGGDGGRGGNVYFIGDHGKNTLLAFYKNKHIVAKDGVKGGPKNLYGANAEDTFIRVPVGTLVYNGKKLIADVIEANVPYLIAKGGKGGRGNTKFKTAKNTAPRISENGMPGEKFEAHIVLKILSDVGVVGKPSAGKSTFLNAISNAKAKVADYEFTTLVPQLGMVKFHDDSFTVADLPGLIKGASLGKGLGIQFLKHIERCRVIAHIIDFGSEEKNPIEDFETINNELKSYNLKLEHKPQLVIANKSDLECFEQHYQEFKAKYPDVEVVKISAIFHENLEQVKAKLWDMISKHDMQAIEEDDEEETVIEYEPDFVIKNPYKGYFEVEGKKVEELYNRIPINTFDNLVRFNNILKKMGVWEELVRMGIEIGDTVSIYGFQFEWTDENN; this comes from the coding sequence ATGGCTAAATTTATAGATGAAGTTTATGTAAGTATCCAAGCCGGAAAAGGTGGAGATGGAATGGTTTCATTCCGTCGTGAAGCCCACGTTGATAAAGGTGGACCAGATGGTGGAGATGGTGGAAGAGGTGGAAATGTTTATTTCATTGGTGACCATGGAAAAAACACTCTTTTAGCCTTTTATAAAAATAAACATATTGTAGCTAAAGATGGGGTTAAAGGTGGACCTAAAAATCTTTATGGTGCTAATGCAGAAGACACTTTTATCCGTGTACCTGTAGGGACATTAGTATATAATGGTAAAAAACTTATAGCTGATGTTATTGAAGCTAATGTTCCATATTTAATTGCTAAAGGTGGAAAAGGTGGTAGAGGAAATACTAAATTTAAAACTGCTAAAAACACTGCGCCTAGAATTAGTGAAAATGGTATGCCTGGAGAAAAGTTTGAAGCACATATAGTACTTAAAATTCTTAGTGATGTTGGTGTTGTAGGTAAACCATCAGCTGGTAAATCAACATTTTTAAATGCTATTTCTAATGCTAAAGCAAAAGTAGCAGATTATGAATTCACCACACTAGTTCCACAACTTGGTATGGTTAAATTCCACGATGATTCCTTTACAGTAGCAGATTTACCTGGTCTTATTAAAGGAGCTTCTCTTGGGAAAGGGCTTGGAATCCAATTCCTTAAACATATCGAACGTTGTAGAGTAATTGCACATATTATTGACTTTGGTTCAGAAGAAAAAAATCCAATTGAGGACTTTGAAACTATTAATAATGAACTTAAATCATACAATTTAAAACTTGAACATAAACCACAACTTGTTATTGCTAATAAATCAGATTTAGAATGCTTTGAACAACATTATCAAGAATTTAAAGCTAAATATCCAGATGTTGAAGTAGTTAAAATTTCAGCTATCTTCCATGAAAACTTAGAACAAGTTAAAGCTAAATTATGAGACATGATTTCTAAACATGATATGCAAGCAATTGAAGAAGATGATGAAGAAGAAACAGTAATCGAATATGAACCTGATTTTGTTATCAAAAACCCATACAAAGGATATTTTGAAGTTGAAGGTAAAAAAGTTGAAGAATTATACAACCGTATTCCAATTAATACATTTGATAACTTAGTTCGTTTCAATAACATCCTTAAGAAAATGGGTGTTTGAGAAGAACTAGTTCGTATGGGAATTGAAATTGGTGATACTGTTTCAATTTACGGATTCCAATTTGAATGAACTGATGAAAATAATTAA
- a CDS encoding HU family DNA-binding protein — protein MTKKEYINEVAERSEFTPKDVEKVFDAMVFVLKEQLIMEEKVRLSHLGIFSTVVKPARTMSNKFKKTADEPDYIEVPQRRVVKYTPSKYLRDLVDFKA, from the coding sequence ATGACAAAAAAAGAATACATTAACGAAGTTGCTGAACGTTCAGAATTCACACCAAAAGATGTAGAAAAAGTATTTGATGCAATGGTGTTTGTTCTTAAAGAACAATTAATCATGGAAGAAAAAGTTAGATTATCACACTTAGGGATTTTCTCAACAGTTGTAAAACCTGCTAGAACAATGTCTAACAAATTCAAGAAAACAGCTGACGAACCTGATTACATCGAAGTTCCACAAAGACGTGTTGTTAAATATACACCATCAAAATACTTACGTGACTTAGTTGATTTTAAAGCTTAA